The Streptomyces capitiformicae genome contains the following window.
GCGGACGCGCTCGCCGTACTTCTCGCCGAACTCGGCGATGGCGCCCTGCTTCCTGGCCTCGTCGATGCCCATGATGTCGGCGCGGACATCGAGTTCGCGGGCGAGTACCTCGTTGATCTTCTGCTCGACGTCGGTCATCACTGCCGTCGGAACGGCGGACGGGGAACCGAAGTCGAAGCGGAAACGGCCGGGCTGGTTCTCGGAACCAGCCTGGGCGGCCGTCGGGCCGAGGGCGTCACGCAGGGCCTGGTGGGTCAGGTGCGTGGCCGAGTGGGCGCGGGCGATGGCGGTGCGGCGACGGCCGTCGATCGAGGCGTGGGCCTTGGCGCCGACGGTGACCTCGCCGACCTGGACGGTGCCCTTGTGGACGTACACGCCCGGGACCGGCTTCTGGCAGTCGCGGATCTCGATGACGGCACCGGAGTCGACCTTGATCCGGCCGGTGTCGCCGATCTGGCCGCCGCCCTCGGCGTAGAACGGTGTGCGGTCGAGGACGATCTCGACCTCGTCGCCCTCGGTGGCGGCGGGCGAGGAGAGACCGTCGACGAGGATACCGACGACCGTCGACTCGCCCTCGGTGTCCGAGTAGCCGATGAACTCGGTCTCGCCGGCGGTGTCGGCGATCTCACGGTAGGCGCCGAGGTCGGCGTGGCCGGTCTTCTTGGCGCGGGCGTCGGCCTTGGCCTTGTCCCGCTGCTCCTTCATCAGACGGCGGAAGCCGTCCTCGTCCACGGAGAGGCCCTGCTCGGCGGCCATCTCCAGGGTGAGGTCGATCGGGAAGCCCCAGGTGTCGTGGAGCAGGAACGCCTTGTCGCCGGGCAGCTGCTTGCCACCGGCGGCCTTGGTATCGGTGATGGCCGTGTCGAGGATGTTCGTGCCGGCCTTCAGCGTCTTGAGGAAGGCGTTCTCCTCGGCGAGGGCGACCTTCTCGATGCGCTCGCGGTCGGTGATCAGCTCCGGGTACTGCTGGCCCATCATGCCGATGACGACGTCGATGAGGTCCTTGACGACCGGGCCGGTGGCGCCGAGGAGCCGCATGTTGCGGATGGCGCGGCGCATGATGCGGCGCAGGACATAGCCACGGCCCTCGTTGCCGGGGGTGACGCCGTCGCCGATGAGCATCACGGCGGTGCGGATGTGGTCGGTGACCACGCGCAGGGAGACGTCGGAGACCTTGGCATCGCCGTACCGGACACCAGTCAGCTCGGTGGCCTTGTTGATGACGGCCATGGAGGTGTCGATCTCGTACATGTTCTGCACGCCCTGCAGAATCATGGCGAGGCGCTCCAGGCCGAGGCCCGTGTCGATGTTCTTGCTGGGCAGCTCGCCGAGGATCTCGAAGTCCTCCTTCGAGGTGCCCTCGCCGCGCTCGTACTGCATGAAGACCAGGTTCCAGATCTCCACGTACCGCTCGTCGTTGACGGCCGGACCGCCCTCGACGCCGAACTCGGGGCCGCGGTCGTAGTTGATCTCGGAGCACGGGCCGCACGGTCCGGGGACGCCCATGGACCAGTAGTTGTCCTTCATGCCGAGGCGCTGGATGCGCTCCTTGGGCACGCCGATCTGCTCGTGCCAGATGCGCTCGGCCTCGTCGTCGTCCTTGTAGACGGTGATCCAGAGCTTCTCCGGCTCCAGGCCGTAACCACCCTTGTCCTGGGGGCTGGTGAGCAGCTCCCAGGCGTGCTTGATGGCGCCTTCCTTGAAGTAGTCGCCGAAGGAGAAGTTGCCGCACATCTGGAAGAACGTGCCGTGCCGGGTGGTCTTGCCGACCTCTTCGATGTCCGGCGTGCGGACGCACTTCTGGACGCTGGTGGCGCGGGTGAAGGAGGGCTTGACCTCGCCCAGGAAGTACGGCTTGAACGGGACCATGCCCGCGTTGACCAGGAGCAGAGTCGGGTCGTCCGCGATGAGCGACGCCGAAGGGACGACGGTGTGACCGCGCTCCTCGAAGAAGCTCAACCAGCGGCGGCGGATTTCAGCCGACTCCATCAGTGGTCCTCATTCCGGTTGTACGGGTACGACGAGCTCTCGACGTACCTCGGATTCCTGCTGTACTTCGGGGTGTTGCTGTTCTCGATGGCGATGACGCGCCGGGGGGCCGGAAGCTCCGGCAGCTGGTCGGGGTTGGCCTCGATGCCGAGTGCCTCGCCCAGTTCGGCCTCCCGCTGGGCCATGTTGTCGCGGACGTCGAGCGCGAACCCGACCGCCCGGTCCTTGAGCCTGCTGCCCGCCTCGATCGCCTTGTTCGCAGCCTGGGTGGCGAGGTGCTCGGGGGTGAGCTGCTTGAGCTTGCGGTTGACCTTGGTGGTGGCCCACACTCCGGCGGCAACACCTGTGGTGAACCAGAACGTACGGCGGAACATCGCTCGGTCAGTCCTTCTTTCCACGGGTGTTTCGCCTGCTCCGGCGCGCGCCCGGAACCGTTCGGCCCACGATCACGGTACGCCGCTGCTCCTTGGCCGGCTCGCCCTCGCGGCGGCCGCCCATGGCCCGGCGTACGCCGTAGCCGAAGGCGGCGACCTTGACGAGGGGGCCGCCGAAGGTGGACGCGACGGTCGTGGAGAGCGCCGAGGCGTTCGACGTGACCTCCTGGACGTCGGACGCGATGGCGTCGACCCGGTCGATCTGCGTCTGCGCGGAGCGGACGGCACTGGACGCGTCGGCGAGGAGGGGGACGGCCTGGTCGGTCACGTCCGCGACGAGTTTGGTGGTCGCCTTGAGCGTCTGGGCCAGCCTCGCCAGCGCGACGGCGAGGAAGGAGACCAGGATCGCCCAGAAGACGGCCACCAGGATCCCGGCCACCTCTCCACCGGACACTGTGTGCCACCCGCTCCCTGGAACATTCCTGAACGTCGAAAGTCGTGTCCCGAGCCTATCGCGCCACGACTGCCACTCCGTACCGCATTAAGGCGTACCGCAGCAAGGCGAGAGCCCGCCGTCCCGCCCGCCTCGGAAGGCGGGGAGACGACGGGCTGACGCTTGCTGCGTGCGTACTACGTCCGTCGAAAAAGGATCAACGGGCGTAGTACTCGACGACGAGCTGCTCGTCGCAGATGACCGGGACTTCCTTGCGGTTCGGCTCGCGGTCGAGGCGGAACGCCAGGGCCTTGAGGTTCACCTGGAGGTAGCGCGGGGTCTCACCGTCGGCCGCGAAGCCACCCTCGCGGGCGATCTCGAACAGCGGCTTCTGACGGCTGCGCTCACGGACCATGACGACGTCGTCCGGCTTGACGCGGAAGGACGGCCTGTCGACCTTGTGGCCGTTGACCTCGATGTGGCCGTGAACGACCATCTGACGGGCCTGGTAGATGGTGCGGGCGATGCCCGAACGCAGGACCAGGGCGTCGAGACGACGCTCGAGCTCGATGATCAGGGCCTCACCGGTCTTGCCCTGAACCTTGGAGGCACGCTCGTAGGCGCGGACGAGCTGACGCTCGGACACGTCGTACTGCGCACGCAGACGCTGCTTCTCGAGCAGACGGACCTTGTAGTCCGAGTTCTGCTTGCGGCCACGGCCGTGCTCACCCGGCGGGTAGGGGCGGGCCTCGAAGTACTTGACGGCCTTCGGGGTCAGCGCGATGCCGAGGGCACGCGACTTCTTGACCTTGGGGCGGGACTGGTTCGCCACTTTTTCCTTCTTTTCCTTGATTCGGCTGCCTCAGGGTTACGGGAGGTCGCATCCGCAGCCGGGGAATCCCGTCAGGTCCACGAGGGACGTGTCGGGTAGCCGCTCCCCTGGTCTGGGCACATACATGCAGCACACGAACGGCCCACCGACCGCTCCCGGGATCCGGGTGGTAGTGGGCTGCCCGCGACACCTACGACGGTGCGCGACGCTCCTGGATCAAAAGATCCGGCTGGATGTCCCGCCTGAGGCGCCGACCGGAGCCGGACACGGGACGCAGCGCTGTGAAGAAGTCTACAGGGGGTTCAGGACTGCTTGCGCCCGAGGTGCTTCCGGGTCCACTCGACAGCGTCCGCGTAGCGCGCCTCGGCGCCGTGCCTGGTGGGGGTGTAGTACGCGCGGTCCTTCAGGGCGTCCGGGGCGTACTGCTGGGTGGCGATGCCCTCCGGCAGGTCGTGCGGGTAGACGTATCCCTGGGCGTGCCCGAGTTTGGCCGCGCCCTTGTAGTGGCCGTCCCGCAGATGCGGCGGCACGGGCCCGGCCAGGCCTTTCCGTACGTCCTCCATGGCGGCGCCGATGGCCGTCGTCGCGGCGTTCGACTTGGGGGCGAGGGCCAGGGCGATGGTGGCGTGGCTGAGGGTGAGGGCGGCCTCGGGGAAGCCGATCATGGCGACGGCCTGGGCGGCGGCGACGGCTATCGGCAGCGCGTTCGGATCGGCGAGGCCGATGTCCTCGCTGGCGGAGATCATCAGTCGGCGGGCGATGAAGCGGGGGTCCTCGCCGGCCTCGATCATGCGGGCCAGATAGTGCAGCGCGGCGTCGACGTCGGAGCCGCGGATGGACTTGATGAGGGCGCTGGCCACGTCGTAGTGCTGGTCGCCGTCGCGGTCGTACTTCACGGCGGCCCGGTCGACGGTTTCTTCGAGGGTCGTCAGGCCGATCTCCCGCTCACCCTTGTCGAGGGCGGCTCCGGCGGCGGCCTCCAGGGCGGTCAGGGCGCGGCGGGCGTCGCCGCCGGCGATGCGCAGGAGGTGGGCCTCGGTGTCCTCGGGGAGGGTGACGGCGCCCTTGAGGCCGCGCTCGTCGGTCAGCGCGCGCTTGAGGAGGCCGCGCAGGTCGTCATCGGTGAGCGGTTCGAGGGTGAGGAGCAGAGAGCGGGACAGCAGGGGGGAGATCACCGAGAAGTACGGGTTCTCCGTCGTCGCCGCGATCAGGGTGACCCAGCGGTTCTCGACGGCCGGGAGCAGCGAGTCCTGCTGGGCCTTGCTGAAGCGGTGGATCTCGTCCAGGAAGAGGACGGTCTCCTTGCCGAAGCCGCCGGTGGCTCGGCGGGCACCGTCGATGACCGCGCGGACCTCCTTGACGCCGGCGGTGATCGCGGAAAGCTCCACGAAGCGCTTGTTGGTGGCCTTGGAGACGACGTACGCGAGGGTGGTCTTGCCGGTGCCGGGCGGTCCCCACAGGATGACGGAGGAGGGGCCGGCCGGGCCGCCCCCCGATTCACCGACCAGTCTGCGCAGTGGCGAACCGGGCTTGAGCAGGTGCTGCTGGCCCACGACCTCGTCGAGGGTGCGCGGGCGCATCCGCACGGCCAGAGGGCTGGCGGCCGGGTCCTTCCCCTGGCGTTCTTCTGCTGCGGCGGTGAACAGATCGGGCTCCACGCTGAAAACCCTATGTCACGCCACTGACAGTCCGGTCGGGACCGCCTGCCGGGTCGGAGGGCGGGCCGTCAGCTGGTCCAGAAGTCCCACCAGCGGGTCAGGATCAGCATGCCGATGATGCCGATGTGCATGACGGGCAGGACCCAGGTGAACTCGCCGAAGAATCCCTTCACCCAGGCGGGCGCGGGCAGGAGGCCGTTGCGGATGTTGAACGACGTCACGTACCAGAACATCAGGATCGTGGCGACCCAGGCGAGGCAGCACCACAGGCAGAGCGAGTTGATGGTGTACAGCGACTGGTACTGCAGCCAGGTCACGAAGCCGACGCCGAAGAGGGTGCCTGCGTTGAAGGTCAGCCAGTACCAGCGGGGGAAGGTCGCCCGGGCCAGCAGGCTCATGCCGACGCCGATGACGATGCCGTAGGCGACGAGGCCGAGCATCGGGTTGGGGAACCCGAAGACGGAGGCCTGGTCGCTCTTCATGATGTTGCCGCAGGAGACCACCGGGTTGAGGCTGCAACCCGGTGTGAAGTTCGGGTCTTCGAGCAGCTTGAACTTGTCGAGCGTGATGACCCAGGAGGCGAGCAGTCCTGCCGCGCCGGTGATCAGCAGCAGGATCGCGAAGGCGCGACTGCCGCCCACCGTGCGAGGGGCCTCGGTGTGTGCCCGCTCCGTGGAGGAGACGTCCTTGACTGTCGTCTTGCTCATCACGTCGTTTCCAGCTTCGAAGGGGACTCTGGGGCACGGTCATTGTGCCGTACACCCTCGCGCGGGCACCGTTCGCTGGGCATAAAAGTCGCCCCTACCACCCGTAAAGGGCGGTAGGGGCGGCAACGGCTTGACTCAGCCCAGTCGGGCCTCCAGCTCGGCCACGATCTCGTTCACGCCGATGGCCACCTGCTCGCCGGACTCCATGTCCTTGAGCTGGACGACACCCTCGGCGAGGTCCCGCTCCCCGGCGACGATCGCGTAGCGCGCGCCGCTCCGGTTGGCGTTCTTCATCGCGCCCTTGAGGCCCTTCCCACCGTACGAGAAGTCGGCCGCGATGCCCACCTTGCGCAGCTCCGTGACCTTGGCGAAGAGGACTCGGCGGGCCTCTTCGCCGAGCGGGACGGCGAAGACACTGGTGGAGGCGGGGAGTTCGAGCTCGACGCCCTCCGCTTCCAGGGCCAGGACCGTACGGTCGACGCCCAACGCCCATCCGACCGACGGCAACGCCGGGCCGCCGATCATCTCGGAGAGGCCGTCGTAGCGACCGCCGCCGCCCACCGCGGACTGGGAACCGAGACCGTCGTGCACGAACTCGAAGGTCGTACGGGTGTAGTAGTCCAGGCCACGGACCAGCTTCGGGTCGTCCTCGAAGGAGACGCCCGCCGCCGTGATCAGCTCGCGTACCTCCTCGTGGTACGCCTTGCAGGCGTCGCAGAGGTAGTCACGCAGAAGGGGGGCTCCCGACAGTTGCTTCTGGACCGACTCCCGCTTGTCGTCCAGGACGCGCAGGGGGTTGATCTCGGCGCGGCGGAGGGTGTCCTCGTCCAGGTCCAGGCCGCGCAGGAAGTCCTGCAGGGCGGCCCGGTAGACGGGGCGGCACTCCTTGTCGCCCAGGCTGTTGAGGAGGATCCGGAAGTTCCGCAGCCCCAGCGAGCGGTACGCCTGGTCGGCCAGGATGATCAACTCGGCGTCCAGGGCCGGGTCCTCGGCACCGATGGCCTCGGCGCCGACCTGGGAGAAGTGGCGGTAGCGGCCCGCCTGCGGCTGCTCGTACCGGTAGTACGAGCCCGAGTACCAGAGCTTGACGGGGAGGTTGCCCTGCCTGTGCAGGTTCGCCTCCAGGGTGGCGCGCAGCACGGAGGCGGTGCCCTCGGGGCGCAGGGCCAGCCTGTCGCCGCCCTTGGTCTCGAAGGCGTACATCTCCTTGGTCACGATGTCGGTCGACTCGCCCACACCGCGCGCGAAGAGCTCCACGTTCTCGAAGCCGGGCGTCTCGATATAGCCGTAGCCGGAGTTCCTGAGCGGCGCGGCGATCGCCTCACGCACCGCGAGGAACCTCGCCGAGCTGGGCGGCAGCAGGTCGTACGTGCCCTTGGGGGCCTGAAAGGTGCTCACGGAAGGTCTCTCGTCACATTCCTCGTCGGGGAGCCCCGGGGGCGCCGTGTTCTTGGCGGCCCGCCGCCACTTCCCGCAGGTACGGGTTGGTGGCGCGCTCCTGGCCGATGGTCGTCTGGGGGCCGTGGCCGGACAGCACCACGGTCGAGTCGTCGAGCGGCAGGCACACGCGGGCCAGCGAGTCGAGCATCTCGGCCATGTCACCGCCGGGCAGGTCGGTGCGTCCGATGGAGCCGGCGAAGAGCAGATCCCCGGAGAAGAAGACCGAGGGGATCTCGGTCGTCTCGGGCATCCGGAAGGTCACCGACCCCTTGGTATGGCCGGGCGCGTGCGCCACGGACAGCTCCAGACCGGCCAGCTCCAGCTTGGCACCGTCGGTGAGCTCCTTGACGTCACCGGGCTCCCCGATGGTCAGCTCGCCGAGCAGCGGCATGCCGATGGAACGGCCGAGCGCCTTCTCGGGGTCGCTCATCATGTACCGGTCCTCGGGGTGGATCCACGCCGGTACGTCGTGCGCGCCGCACACGGGGACGACCGAGGCCACGTGGTCGAGGTGGCCGTGGGTGAGGACGACGGCGACGGGCTTGAGCCGATGCTTCCTGAGCGTCTCCTCGACTCCCTGGGTGGCCTGATGGCCCGGGTCGATGATCACGCACTCCTCACCGGCGGCGGGGGCGACCAGATAACAGTTGGTCCCCCAGGCCCCGGCGGGGAACCCGGCAATGAGCACGATCGTCCTTCGATTCGTCGTACGAGGGTGGGTTGCTGTGGATCAGAGCCTACCGGCGCTGCCGTTTCCTCAGCGAACCCATATACGGTACGGGTCACACACAAGCAGTCGACTCACGAGACGTGCGACGCACCCGTCGACGTATGAGACGTATGAGGAGAGAACCGGTGGTCAGCCAGGAGCAGCGGCGGCGTCAGCTCGCCCGGGAGAAGTTCTTGCGGCAGCAGCAGCGGCGCACCCAGGCCAGGCGCAAGGCACATGTCCGCAACGCCGTGATCGCCTCGGTTCTCGGCGTGATCCTGGTGGGCAGCGTCGCGCTGTACACGACGGACATCCTCAAGGGCGACGACAAGAAGGACAACGCGAGCGCGGAGGTGACGCCGAGCGCCTCGCCGAGCAAGGCGCCGGACCCGTGCGAGAAGGCGGCCGCGGGCAAGGTCAAGAAGCTCACCTTCAAGAAGGAGCCCGCGATCACCATCGACAAGACCGCGAAGTACATGATGGATCTGCGGACGACCTGCGGTGACATCGGTATAACGATGGACGCGGCAAAGGCCCCGCACACCGTGAACTCGTTCAACTTCCTTGTGAACAAGGGGTACTTGGACCACACCAAGTGCCACCGGCTCACCACGCAGGGCATCTACGTGCTCCAGTGCGGTGACCCGCAGGGCACCGGCACGGGCGGTCCGGGCTACACCATCCCGGATGAGAACCTGAAGGACTCGCGCCTGAAGGGCAATGTGTACCCGGCGGGCACGGTCGCGATGGCGAACCAGTTCAACGCGCAGACCGGCCAGGGCAAGAACAGCGGCGGCAGCCAGTTCTTCCTGGTCTTCCAGGACAGCCAGTTGCCGGCCAACTACACCCCGTTCGGCACGGTCTCCGAGGACGGCATGAAGGTCCTGAAGAAGATCGCCGACGCGGGTGAGAACACGGGCATGGGTGATGGGACGCCCAACGCGACCGTGGTGATCAACAAGGCGACTGTCAAGAAGTCCTGACCGCGAACAGCGAAATTTCGGTCGCGCGGGATGCGGACAGGCAACCCGCCGGTCGCCTATGTTGGCCGTGACGAAACTGTGGACGATGCCCGGGGGAGCTGAGGCCCCCCGCAGGCATCATGTGGAGGAGGCGCTGTGAGCAGCGACCCGTGGGGCCGCGTCGACGAGACGGGGACCGTGTACGTGCGTACGGCCGACGGCGAGCAGGTCGTCGGTTCCTGGCAGGCCGGCTCCCCCGAGGAGGCGTTGGCCTACTTCGAGCGCAAGTACGAGGGCCTGGTTGTCGAGATCGGCCTCCTCG
Protein-coding sequences here:
- the alaS gene encoding alanine--tRNA ligase, coding for MESAEIRRRWLSFFEERGHTVVPSASLIADDPTLLLVNAGMVPFKPYFLGEVKPSFTRATSVQKCVRTPDIEEVGKTTRHGTFFQMCGNFSFGDYFKEGAIKHAWELLTSPQDKGGYGLEPEKLWITVYKDDDEAERIWHEQIGVPKERIQRLGMKDNYWSMGVPGPCGPCSEINYDRGPEFGVEGGPAVNDERYVEIWNLVFMQYERGEGTSKEDFEILGELPSKNIDTGLGLERLAMILQGVQNMYEIDTSMAVINKATELTGVRYGDAKVSDVSLRVVTDHIRTAVMLIGDGVTPGNEGRGYVLRRIMRRAIRNMRLLGATGPVVKDLIDVVIGMMGQQYPELITDRERIEKVALAEENAFLKTLKAGTNILDTAITDTKAAGGKQLPGDKAFLLHDTWGFPIDLTLEMAAEQGLSVDEDGFRRLMKEQRDKAKADARAKKTGHADLGAYREIADTAGETEFIGYSDTEGESTVVGILVDGLSSPAATEGDEVEIVLDRTPFYAEGGGQIGDTGRIKVDSGAVIEIRDCQKPVPGVYVHKGTVQVGEVTVGAKAHASIDGRRRTAIARAHSATHLTHQALRDALGPTAAQAGSENQPGRFRFDFGSPSAVPTAVMTDVEQKINEVLARELDVRADIMGIDEARKQGAIAEFGEKYGERVRVVTIGDFSKELCGGTHVHNTAQLGLVKLLGESSIGSGVRRIEALVGVDAYNFLAREHTVVAQLQELIKGRPEELPEKVSAMLGKLKDAEKEIEKFRAEKVLQAAAGLAESAKDVRGVALVTGQVPDGTTADDLRKLVLDVRGRIQGGRAAVVALFTTANGKPLTVIATNEAARERGLKAGDLVRTAAKTLGGGGGGKPDVAQGGGQNPAAIGEAVDAVERLVAETAK
- a CDS encoding peptidylprolyl isomerase, encoding MVSQEQRRRQLAREKFLRQQQRRTQARRKAHVRNAVIASVLGVILVGSVALYTTDILKGDDKKDNASAEVTPSASPSKAPDPCEKAAAGKVKKLTFKKEPAITIDKTAKYMMDLRTTCGDIGITMDAAKAPHTVNSFNFLVNKGYLDHTKCHRLTTQGIYVLQCGDPQGTGTGGPGYTIPDENLKDSRLKGNVYPAGTVAMANQFNAQTGQGKNSGGSQFFLVFQDSQLPANYTPFGTVSEDGMKVLKKIADAGENTGMGDGTPNATVVINKATVKKS
- a CDS encoding vitamin K epoxide reductase family protein; this translates as MSKTTVKDVSSTERAHTEAPRTVGGSRAFAILLLITGAAGLLASWVITLDKFKLLEDPNFTPGCSLNPVVSCGNIMKSDQASVFGFPNPMLGLVAYGIVIGVGMSLLARATFPRWYWLTFNAGTLFGVGFVTWLQYQSLYTINSLCLWCCLAWVATILMFWYVTSFNIRNGLLPAPAWVKGFFGEFTWVLPVMHIGIIGMLILTRWWDFWTS
- a CDS encoding MBL fold metallo-hydrolase yields the protein MLIAGFPAGAWGTNCYLVAPAAGEECVIIDPGHQATQGVEETLRKHRLKPVAVVLTHGHLDHVASVVPVCGAHDVPAWIHPEDRYMMSDPEKALGRSIGMPLLGELTIGEPGDVKELTDGAKLELAGLELSVAHAPGHTKGSVTFRMPETTEIPSVFFSGDLLFAGSIGRTDLPGGDMAEMLDSLARVCLPLDDSTVVLSGHGPQTTIGQERATNPYLREVAAGRQEHGAPGAPRRGM
- a CDS encoding DUF948 domain-containing protein, coding for MSGGEVAGILVAVFWAILVSFLAVALARLAQTLKATTKLVADVTDQAVPLLADASSAVRSAQTQIDRVDAIASDVQEVTSNASALSTTVASTFGGPLVKVAAFGYGVRRAMGGRREGEPAKEQRRTVIVGRTVPGARRSRRNTRGKKD
- the rpsD gene encoding 30S ribosomal protein S4 gives rise to the protein MANQSRPKVKKSRALGIALTPKAVKYFEARPYPPGEHGRGRKQNSDYKVRLLEKQRLRAQYDVSERQLVRAYERASKVQGKTGEALIIELERRLDALVLRSGIARTIYQARQMVVHGHIEVNGHKVDRPSFRVKPDDVVMVRERSRQKPLFEIAREGGFAADGETPRYLQVNLKALAFRLDREPNRKEVPVICDEQLVVEYYAR
- the hisS gene encoding histidine--tRNA ligase, with protein sequence MSTFQAPKGTYDLLPPSSARFLAVREAIAAPLRNSGYGYIETPGFENVELFARGVGESTDIVTKEMYAFETKGGDRLALRPEGTASVLRATLEANLHRQGNLPVKLWYSGSYYRYEQPQAGRYRHFSQVGAEAIGAEDPALDAELIILADQAYRSLGLRNFRILLNSLGDKECRPVYRAALQDFLRGLDLDEDTLRRAEINPLRVLDDKRESVQKQLSGAPLLRDYLCDACKAYHEEVRELITAAGVSFEDDPKLVRGLDYYTRTTFEFVHDGLGSQSAVGGGGRYDGLSEMIGGPALPSVGWALGVDRTVLALEAEGVELELPASTSVFAVPLGEEARRVLFAKVTELRKVGIAADFSYGGKGLKGAMKNANRSGARYAIVAGERDLAEGVVQLKDMESGEQVAIGVNEIVAELEARLG
- a CDS encoding replication-associated recombination protein A, with protein sequence MEPDLFTAAAEERQGKDPAASPLAVRMRPRTLDEVVGQQHLLKPGSPLRRLVGESGGGPAGPSSVILWGPPGTGKTTLAYVVSKATNKRFVELSAITAGVKEVRAVIDGARRATGGFGKETVLFLDEIHRFSKAQQDSLLPAVENRWVTLIAATTENPYFSVISPLLSRSLLLTLEPLTDDDLRGLLKRALTDERGLKGAVTLPEDTEAHLLRIAGGDARRALTALEAAAGAALDKGEREIGLTTLEETVDRAAVKYDRDGDQHYDVASALIKSIRGSDVDAALHYLARMIEAGEDPRFIARRLMISASEDIGLADPNALPIAVAAAQAVAMIGFPEAALTLSHATIALALAPKSNAATTAIGAAMEDVRKGLAGPVPPHLRDGHYKGAAKLGHAQGYVYPHDLPEGIATQQYAPDALKDRAYYTPTRHGAEARYADAVEWTRKHLGRKQS